TTTTTGGCGGCGTCATGTTTGTGATTGGGCTGTGGCGTCCCCTATCCAGACAAGTCAAATCTTTAGATAAACTGACTCCACCTCTACCCCGCTCCGAATGGCCTACAGTTGATGTATTCGTGACGTGCTACAGCGAACCAGCTCAAATGGTGGAGGACACCGCAAGGGCAGCGCTAGCAATGGATTATCCGGCAACAAAGCTGCGAGTTTACGTTCTGGATGACGGCAACTCACCCGAAATGCGGGCGATGACAGAAAGGTTGGCGATAGAAGATTTGCAATCGCCCTTATTGCAGCAGGAAGCGGAACGACTGGATGCTGAGCGATCGCATTCAGTGGCGCGGTTAAAAGAACTAGAAAATTTGACGCCTGACATTCAAGCCGCCGAACAATATCTGCAAGCGCCTTCATCCGATGAGGCAAACAATTCTCAGCCGCCGTTAGGGAGATTGTTGCAGAGTTTCCAACAATTTGTTTCTGGGCTAGATCCGAAGCATCCCAGTGCAAGCGATCGCTTGAAAATCGAGAAGCGATCGCTTCAAGAAGCCATCGATCAAAAAGAACAGGAACTCGCCGATCTGGCTCGCTTTCGCTACATTGCCCGCCCTAAACCTAAAGATAGACCCCATCACGCGAAAGCAGGTAACATCAATCACGCCATTTTTTCTGGGGAAACTTCAGGAGAATTTATTCTCACCCTGGATGCCGATCATATCCCCAAGCCGCAATTTCTCAAGCGAGTCTTGCCGTATTTTTATGCCTATAATCTCTTCAACGGAAAATACGAGCAAAATCGAATTGCTTTTGTACAAACACCCCAGGATTTTTATAACATTCCCCCTGGCGATCCCTTCGGACATCAAGCGCATTTATTTTATGGGCCGCTGCAAGAGGGTAAAGATGGCATGAATGCCGCTTTCTATACAGGAACTAATGCACTTTTACGGCGAGAAGCTCTAGTTACTGTTGGACTGCAATACTTTTCTGATGAATATTCCAAAGATGAGAAGCGATTAGATGAATTTGAATTAGTTGGGGGCGTTTCCAGCAACAGTATTACCGAAGATATGAATACAGCCATGCGTCTGCACGCTGCTGGCTGGAAATCGCTCTATCACAACGAACTTTTAGCAGAAGGTTTAGCCCCCGATGATTTAAGTTCTACTTTGAAACAACGGTTACGCTGGGCGCAAGGAACGATTCAAGTCCTGGTGCGGGAAAATCCTCTGACTAAATTCGGGCTGAATTTTTGGCAACGGCTGCAATATTTCCAAACGATGTATAGCTATTTCTCTGGTTTTGCCACCCTGGTATTTATTGCTTGCCCAATTATCTATTTCTTTACAGGAATTATTCCAGTTAAAACCTATGGTCCAGATTTTGCTCTCCACTTTTTCCCTGCATTTATTATCAATCGCTTAACTTTCTTAGCTGCTACTTGGGGCATTCCCGCCAGAGAAGTTTGGCGTTCCGAGCAATACGCGATCGCTCTATTTCCTCTGCTAATCCAAGCTGTGTGGAGTGTATTGACAGGACGCCCGATTAAATTCCAAGTTACACCTAAGCAGCGGCAAGCAGGGATTTATCTTCGGCTGGTTTGGCCCCAATTGCTAGTCTTCGCCCTCACCATCCTAGGCATCCTGTGGAGCCTCTACCGCTTTGTAACTGGCACTTTAGACGAGCCTTGGGTTCATTTGATCAACAGCGGTTGGGCAATTTATAACCTGGCGCTGCTATGGGCTGTTATCCGCGCCGCTGTATGGCAACCGCCTTCAGCCACCTAATTTATAGCAGTTCTCATTTGGATCAAATATAGAACCTAACTCCTATCCTTTCTGTTGTGAGGAAGAGAAAAGCCTCTCTTCGTGCTTCGCACCGTTAACGCTAACGTAGGAGAGGGGTTAGGGAGAGGTCATAACGTTCTAGTTAAAAATTGTATACCACCTTAGTGTGGCTCAGAACCACCATTACCGCTAAACTAAACAACAGTAAAGTAACAATCAAAATAACAGGAGATAAACATCAATGAGTTCTGCCGTCAAAGTTGTTCAACCTTCCGGGCTTTTAGATGGGATGAAGGGCAATCAACTGCGTCGCGATATTAGCGACGTTGTTGCTTCTGGAGCCAATATTGTGTTGATTGACCTTCAGGATGTAACCTTTATGGATAGCTCTGGCTTAAGTTCTTTAATATCAGCTCAGCGAATGGTGCGAACAGCAGGTGGTAAACTCTTTCTCTGCTCTATTAACGACCAAGCAAAAATGTTGTTTGAGCTAACAAAGATGAATCGAGTGTTTGAAATGTTTACAGATCGAGAGGAATTTAACAGCCAAATAGGAGCCAGTTAAGACGGAAGCACTGGGTCTTCATCTAACATCTGGGTGGTTTAACTAAAATAGACTTTTAGTAAAGACAAATCATCTTCAAAAATGTCTGTACAAGTCGCCCTTTGAATTTCATGTAATACTTGATAAACATTGGAGTCATCAGTTTGATGACAATCTGTTAGTACCTCAATCAAAGCCCGATTGCCCCAAATTTTGCCGTCAAACTGCTGAATTTCATAAGCGCCATCACTAAAGATGTATAAGGTACTGTTTTCTTCAATATCAGAGTACTTTTCCTCAAAATCTTCATCAGGCAAAATGCCAATCGGTAATCCTGAAAACCCTAGCTGTTTAACTTGGAGGGTTTTTGTAGATGTCCTTGATAGCAATACAGCCGGGGGATGTCCAGCAGTTGTGTAAGCAATTTGACGCTTGAGACGGTTATAAACTCCATACCAAATGGTGAAGTATTTCTCACCGTGGTCGCTCATTTGAAAGGAGTTATTGAGTGCTTTTAGGACGGCACTAGGTTGGTGAAAATTAGTGTTGGGTAGAGATTGCGATCGCAACACATTCAAAATAGAAACTGACAGCAGCGCCGAACCCACTCCATGTCCCGATACATCTAGCAGATAAAGGGCTAAATGGTTATC
This genomic window from Coleofasciculus sp. FACHB-1120 contains:
- a CDS encoding STAS domain-containing protein; translation: MSSAVKVVQPSGLLDGMKGNQLRRDISDVVASGANIVLIDLQDVTFMDSSGLSSLISAQRMVRTAGGKLFLCSINDQAKMLFELTKMNRVFEMFTDREEFNSQIGAS
- a CDS encoding glycosyltransferase, whose amino-acid sequence is MTPATIVENSSNFSGNSISYLKKRTLLFRYLAEINLIFGAWYLQWRIGHSINFDALWIAIPLLIAEIYSFFGGVMFVIGLWRPLSRQVKSLDKLTPPLPRSEWPTVDVFVTCYSEPAQMVEDTARAALAMDYPATKLRVYVLDDGNSPEMRAMTERLAIEDLQSPLLQQEAERLDAERSHSVARLKELENLTPDIQAAEQYLQAPSSDEANNSQPPLGRLLQSFQQFVSGLDPKHPSASDRLKIEKRSLQEAIDQKEQELADLARFRYIARPKPKDRPHHAKAGNINHAIFSGETSGEFILTLDADHIPKPQFLKRVLPYFYAYNLFNGKYEQNRIAFVQTPQDFYNIPPGDPFGHQAHLFYGPLQEGKDGMNAAFYTGTNALLRREALVTVGLQYFSDEYSKDEKRLDEFELVGGVSSNSITEDMNTAMRLHAAGWKSLYHNELLAEGLAPDDLSSTLKQRLRWAQGTIQVLVRENPLTKFGLNFWQRLQYFQTMYSYFSGFATLVFIACPIIYFFTGIIPVKTYGPDFALHFFPAFIINRLTFLAATWGIPAREVWRSEQYAIALFPLLIQAVWSVLTGRPIKFQVTPKQRQAGIYLRLVWPQLLVFALTILGILWSLYRFVTGTLDEPWVHLINSGWAIYNLALLWAVIRAAVWQPPSAT